Proteins co-encoded in one Astatotilapia calliptera chromosome 18, fAstCal1.2, whole genome shotgun sequence genomic window:
- the LOC113010254 gene encoding zinc finger protein 501-like isoform X2 yields MKSKDEEVPADQQICNQERSSSLKQEDPEPPQIKEEQEELCTSHEVEHIMVWTGQERLRLLDTIWKPEIQIQSKDFSDQKICKEEEVPADQQVSNHERISSLDQEDRKPPEFKEEQEEPCTSQEGERLLLKEETNKCMVTSTHEEPEPSSDFLSNNCPQPEWSQGQEESEHVHSGSTTNANTKRRNQRKQSGVESQLMSYSQCKPDTSRKSVKCEICGKTFQYKYRLLNHLRVHTGEKPYSCSTCGKRFIQMNGLKTHIRTHTGEKPYSCSACGKSFSGASAFRVHMRIHTGEKPHLCKICGKTFNQGAHLKRHMRIHTGEKPHSCNTCGKKFSDMDSLKTHMRNHTGEKPYSCSSCGKRFSDIVCFKTHMRIHTGEKPYCCSTCGKGFRQLSHLKTHMRIHKGENPYSCSLCGKKFSCILFFKTHMRSHTGEKPYRCSTCEKGFRQLIHLKTHMRIHTGEKPYSCSACGKSFSDASAFRVHMRIHTGEKPNLCNICGKILSQTTNLKKHMRIHST; encoded by the exons ATGAAGAGTAAGGATGAGGAGGTTCCCGCAGACCAACAGATCTGTAACCAGGAGAGGAGCTCCAGTCTGAAGCAGGAGGACCCAGAGCCTCCTCAGATtaaggaggaacaggaggaactcTGCACCAGTCACGAGGTTGAACACATCATGGTCTGGACCGGGCAGGAGAGGCTCAGACTGCTGGATACCATCTGGAAACCTGAAATACAGATACAAAGCAAAG ACTTTTCAGATCAAAAGATCTGTAAGGAGGAAGAGGTTCCTGCAGACCAACAGGTCTCTAACCATGAAAGGATCTCCAGTCTGGATCAGGAGGATCGAAAGCCTCCAGAATTtaaagaggagcaggaggaaccCTGCACCAGTCAGGAGGGAGAGCGGCTTCTTCTAAAGGAAGAGACTAATAAATGTATGGTGACTTCTACTCATGAGGAACCTGAACCAAGCAGTGACTTTCTTTCTAACAACTGTCCTCAGCCAGAGTGGAGCCAAGGCCAGGAAGAAAGTGAGCATGTGCACTCAGGATCAACtacaaatgcaaacacaaagagGAGAAATCAGAGAAAGCAAAGTGGAGTAGAGAGCCAGCTCATGTCATATAGTCAGTGTAAGCCTGACACAAGTAGAAAGTCTGTAAAATGTGAGATTTGTGGAAAAACCTTTCAGTATAAATACAGACTGCTTAACCATCTAAGAGTCCATACAGGTGAGAAACCTTATTCttgtagcacctgtgggaaaCGATTCATTCAGATGAACGGCTTAAAAACTCACATTAGAacccacacaggtgagaagccataTTCTTGTAGCGCCTGTGGGAAAAGCTTTAGTGGCGCGTCAGCATTCAGAGTTCACATGAGaatccacacaggtgagaagccacaCTTGTGTAAAATATGTGGTAAAACATTCAATCAGGGGGCACACTTGAAAAGGCACATGAGaatccacacaggtgagaagccacaTTCTTGTAACACCTGTGGAAAAAAATTCAGTGATATGGACAGCTTGAAAACTCATATGAGAaaccacacaggtgagaagccataTTCTTGTAGCAGCTGTGGAAAAAGATTCAGTGACATTGTGTGCTTCAAAACTCACATGAGaatccacacaggtgagaaaccttATTGCTGTAGCACATGTGGGAAAGGATTCCGTCAGCTGAgccacttaaaaacacacatgagaATCCACAAAGGTGAGAATCCATATTCTTGTAgtctgtgtggaaaaaaattcaGTTGCATTCTGTTCTTCAAAACTCACATGAGAAGTCATACAGGTGAGAAACCTTATCGGTGTAGCACATGTGAGAAAGGATTCCGTCAGCTGAtccacttaaaaacacacatgagaatccacacaggtgagaagccataTTCTTGTAGCGCCTGTGGGAAAAGCTTTAGTGACGCGTCAGCATTCAGAGTTCACATgagaattcacacag gtgagaagccaaaCTTGTGTAACATATGTGGTAAAATATTGAGTCAGACAACAAACTTGAAAAAGCACATGAGAATTCACAGTACATGA
- the LOC113010240 gene encoding tripartite motif-containing protein 16-like, whose protein sequence is MAQKGVQLDQETFSCSICLDLLKEPVTIPCGHSYCMNCINGFWDGEEEKKTYSCPQCRQTFTARPVLVKNTMLAVLVEELKKTGLQAAPADHCYAGPEDVACDFCTGREMKAVKSCLVCLVSYCEKHLQPHYDVAPLKKHKLVEPSKKLQENICSRHDEVMKMFCRTDQQSICYLCSVDEHKGHDTVSAAAERTERQRELEVSRQNIQQRIQDREKDVKLLQQEVEAINQSADQTVEHSEKIFTELIHLIQKRSSDVKQQIRSQQETEVSRVKELQEKLEQEITELKRKDAELKQLSHTEDHIQFLHNYPSLSALSESTDSSSINIRPLSYFEDVTAAVSEVRDKLQDILREEWTNISLTVTEVDVLLSDPPAEPKTRAGFLKYSCKISLDPNTAHKQLLLSDENRKVTFMYHQQSFLDHPDRFTGWWQVLSRESLTGRCYWEVVRRGGVFVAVAYRNISRAGIRNECGFGRNDKSWALDCSKNSYTFWHNNTEIPISGPCSSRVGVYLDHRAGILSFYSVSETMTLLHRVQTTFTQPLYVGLRLYTNYGDIAEFIKLK, encoded by the coding sequence ATGGCGCAGAAAGGAGTTCAGCTGGACCAAGAAACTTTCTCTTGTTCGATCTGTTTGGATCTGCTGAAGGAGCCAGTGACTAttccctgtggacacagctactgcatgAACTGTATTAATGGCTTTtgggatggagaggaggagaagaaaacctacagctgccctcagtgcagACAGACTTTCACAGCGAGGCCTGTCCTGGTGAAAAACACCATGTTAGCAGTTTtagtggaggagctgaagaagactggactccaagctgctcctgctgatcactgctatgctggacctgaagatgtggcctgtgatTTCTGCACTGGAAGAGAAATGAAAGCTGTGAAATCATGTCTGGTGTGTTTGGTCtcttactgtgagaaacacctTCAGCCTCATTATGATGTGGCtccattaaagaaacacaagctggtggagccctccaagaagctccaggagaacatctgctctcgtcatgatgaggtgatgaagatgttctgccgtactgatcagcagagtatctgttatctctgctctgtggatgaacataaaggccacgacacagtctcagctgcagcagaaaggactgagaggcagagagagctggaggtgagtcgacaaaacatccagcagagaatccaggacagagagaaagatgtgaagctgcttcaacaggaggtggaggccatcaatcagtctgctgatcaaacagtggagcacagtgagaagatcttcactgagctgatccatctcatccagaaaagaagctctgatgtgaagcagcagatcagatcccagcaggaaactgaagtgagtcgagtcaaagagcttcaggagaagctggagcaggagatcactgagctgaagaggaaagatgctgagctgaagcagctctcacacacagaggatcacatccagtttctacacaactacccctcactgtcagcactcagtgagtctacagactcatccagcatcaatatccgtcctctgagctactttgaggatgtgacagcagctgtgtcagaggtcagagataaactacaggacattctgagagaggaatggacaaacatctcactgacagtcactgaagtggatgttttactgtcagatccaccagcagagccaaagaccagagctggattcttaaaatattcatgtaaaatctcactggatccaaacacagcacacaaacagctgttaTTATCAGACGAGAACAGAAAAGTAACATTCATGTATCATCAACAATCCTTTTtggatcatccagacagatttacTGGATGGTGGCAGGTCCTGAGTAGAGAGAGCCTGACCggacgttgttactgggaggtggtgAGGAGAGGGGGAGTTTTTGTAGCAGTTGCATATAGGAATATCAGCAGAGCAGGGATTCGAAATGAATGTGGATTTGGTCGTAATGACAAGTCTTGGGCACTAGATTGTTCCAAAAATAGTTACACATTTTGGCATAACAACACTGAAATTCCCATTTCAGGTCCTTGTTcctccagagtaggagtgtacctggatcacagagcaggtattttgtccttctacagcgtctctgaaaccatgactctcctccacagagtccagaccacattcactcagccgctctaCGTTGGGCTTAGACTTTACACCAATTATGGAGATATTGCTGAATTCATTAAACTGAAATAG
- the LOC113010254 gene encoding zinc finger protein OZF-like isoform X1, with product MKSKDEEVPADQQICNQERSSSLKQEDPEPPQIKEEQEELCTSHEVEHIMVWTGQERLRLLDTIWKPEIQIQSKDFSDQKICKEEEVPADQQVSNHERISSLDQEDRKPPEFKEEQEEPCTSQEGERLLLKEETNKCMVTSTHEEPEPSSDFLSNNCPQPEWSQGQEESEHVHSGSTTNANTKRRNQRKQSGVESQLMSYSQCKPDTSRKSVKCEICGKTFQYKYRLLNHLRVHTGEKPYSCSTCGKRFIQMNGLKTHIRTHTGEKPYSCSACGKSFSGASAFRVHMRIHTGEKPHLCKICGKTFNQGAHLKRHMRIHTGEKPHSCNTCGKKFSDMDSLKTHMRNHTGEKPYSCSSCGKRFSDIVCFKTHMRIHTGEKPYCCSTCGKGFRQLSHLKTHMRIHKGENPYSCSLCGKKFSCILFFKTHMRSHTGEKPYRCSTCEKGFRQLIHLKTHMRIHTGEKPYSCSACGKSFSDASAFRVHMRIHTGEKPYSCSACGKSFSDASAFRVHMRIHTGEKPNLCNICGKILSQTTNLKKHMRIHST from the exons ATGAAGAGTAAGGATGAGGAGGTTCCCGCAGACCAACAGATCTGTAACCAGGAGAGGAGCTCCAGTCTGAAGCAGGAGGACCCAGAGCCTCCTCAGATtaaggaggaacaggaggaactcTGCACCAGTCACGAGGTTGAACACATCATGGTCTGGACCGGGCAGGAGAGGCTCAGACTGCTGGATACCATCTGGAAACCTGAAATACAGATACAAAGCAAAG ACTTTTCAGATCAAAAGATCTGTAAGGAGGAAGAGGTTCCTGCAGACCAACAGGTCTCTAACCATGAAAGGATCTCCAGTCTGGATCAGGAGGATCGAAAGCCTCCAGAATTtaaagaggagcaggaggaaccCTGCACCAGTCAGGAGGGAGAGCGGCTTCTTCTAAAGGAAGAGACTAATAAATGTATGGTGACTTCTACTCATGAGGAACCTGAACCAAGCAGTGACTTTCTTTCTAACAACTGTCCTCAGCCAGAGTGGAGCCAAGGCCAGGAAGAAAGTGAGCATGTGCACTCAGGATCAACtacaaatgcaaacacaaagagGAGAAATCAGAGAAAGCAAAGTGGAGTAGAGAGCCAGCTCATGTCATATAGTCAGTGTAAGCCTGACACAAGTAGAAAGTCTGTAAAATGTGAGATTTGTGGAAAAACCTTTCAGTATAAATACAGACTGCTTAACCATCTAAGAGTCCATACAGGTGAGAAACCTTATTCttgtagcacctgtgggaaaCGATTCATTCAGATGAACGGCTTAAAAACTCACATTAGAacccacacaggtgagaagccataTTCTTGTAGCGCCTGTGGGAAAAGCTTTAGTGGCGCGTCAGCATTCAGAGTTCACATGAGaatccacacaggtgagaagccacaCTTGTGTAAAATATGTGGTAAAACATTCAATCAGGGGGCACACTTGAAAAGGCACATGAGaatccacacaggtgagaagccacaTTCTTGTAACACCTGTGGAAAAAAATTCAGTGATATGGACAGCTTGAAAACTCATATGAGAaaccacacaggtgagaagccataTTCTTGTAGCAGCTGTGGAAAAAGATTCAGTGACATTGTGTGCTTCAAAACTCACATGAGaatccacacaggtgagaaaccttATTGCTGTAGCACATGTGGGAAAGGATTCCGTCAGCTGAgccacttaaaaacacacatgagaATCCACAAAGGTGAGAATCCATATTCTTGTAgtctgtgtggaaaaaaattcaGTTGCATTCTGTTCTTCAAAACTCACATGAGAAGTCATACAGGTGAGAAACCTTATCGGTGTAGCACATGTGAGAAAGGATTCCGTCAGCTGAtccacttaaaaacacacatgagaatccacacaggtgagaagccataTTCTTGTAGCGCCTGTGGGAAAAGCTTTAGTGACGCGTCAGCATTCAGAGTTCACATgagaattcacacaggtgagaaaccatATTCTTGTAGCGCCTGTGGGAAAAGCTTTAGTGACGCGTCAGCATTCAGAGTTCACATgagaattcacacaggtgagaagccaaaCTTGTGTAACATATGTGGTAAAATATTGAGTCAGACAACAAACTTGAAAAAGCACATGAGAATTCACAGTACATGA
- the LOC113010231 gene encoding tripartite motif-containing protein 16-like: MAQKGVQLDQETFSCSICLDLLKEPVTIPCGHNYCMNCINGFWDGEDEKKIYSCPQCRQTFTARPVLVKNTMLTILVEELKKTGLQAAPADHCYAGPEDVACDFCTGREMKAVKSCLVCLVSYCEKHLQPHYDVAPLKKHKLVEPSKKLQENICSRHDEVMKMFCRTDQQSICYLCSVDEHKGHDTVSAAAERTERQRELEVSRQNIQQRIQDREKDVKLLQQEVEAINQSADQTVEHSEKIFTELIHLIQKRSSDVKQQIRSQQETEVSRVKELQEKLEQEITELKRKDAELKQLLKQLSHTEDHIQFLHNYPSLSALSESTDSSSINIRPLSYFEDVTAAVSEVRDKLQDILREEWTNISLTVTEVDVLLSDPPAEPKTRAGFLKYSCKISLDPNTAHKQLLLSDENRKLHILA; this comes from the exons ATGGCGCAGAAAGGAGTTCAGCTGGACCAAGAAACTTTCTCTTGTTCGATCTGTTTGGATCTGCTGAAGGAGCCAGTGACTATTCCCTGTGGACACAACTACTGCATGAACTGTATTAATGGCTTTTGGGATGGAGAGGACGAGAAGAAAAtctacagctgccctcagtgcagACAGACTTTCACAGCGAGGCCTGTCCTGGTGAAAAACACCATGTTAACTATTTtagtggaggagctgaagaagactggactccaagctgctcctgctgatcactgctatgctggacctgaagatgtggcctgtgatTTCTGCACTGGAAGAGAAATGAAAGCTGTGAAATCATGTCTGGTGTGTTTGGTCtcttactgtgagaaacacctTCAGCCTCATTATGATGTGGCtccattaaagaaacacaagctggtggagccctccaagaagctccaggagaacatctgctctcgtcatgatgaggtgatgaagatgttctgccgtactgatcagcagagtatctgttatctctgctctgtggatgaacataaaggccacgacacagtctcagctgcagcagaaaggactgagaggcagagagagctggaggtgagtcgacaaaacatccagcagagaatccaggacagagagaaagatgtgaagctgcttcaacaggaggtggaggccatcaatcagtctgctgatcaaacagtggagcacagtgagaagatcttcactgagctgatccatctcatccagaaaagaagctctgatgtgaagcagcagatcagatcccagcaggaaactgaagtgagtcgagtcaaagagcttcaggagaagctggagcaggagatcactgagctgaagaggaaagatgctgagctgaagcagctattgaagcagctctcacacacagaggatcacatccagtttctacacaactacccctcactgtcagcactcagtgagtctacagactcatccagcatcaatatccgtcctctgagctactttgaggatgtgacagcagctgtgtcagaggtcagagataaactacaggacattctgagagaggaatggacaaacatctcactgacagtcactgaagtggatgttttactgtcagatccaccagcagagccaaagaccagagctggattcttaaaatattcatgtaaaatctcactggatccaaacacagcacacaaacagctgttaTTATCAGACGAGAACAGAAAA TTACACATTTTGGCATAA